The sequence below is a genomic window from Tachysurus vachellii isolate PV-2020 chromosome 2, HZAU_Pvac_v1, whole genome shotgun sequence.
TAAATGCATAGATGGATGTCAGTGAATGGTTCTTTCTGTATCAAAGTTAAGTGTTTACTTGTGGTAACTATATTACATaactatacaaatattttttattcactaATAAACCTACTTCTGTTGGAAGTAAGTCAACATGGAGGGTTTAAGTAATAATTAAGTTTGTAACAAAAATTCATtatgcattaaaaatgtaaaataaatgactgtATAAATATCTAGTGTACAAGTATTGCAATGCACATATTGCAATACTCTGGCATCAGTACAGTTGAAAAATGTCCACCAAATACTCTAATGGTACTTCCTCCAGCGGTCTTTTTctacaaaaacaacagaacacACAGTAAGCACACATTAAATGATCACAAATAGTATTCTTATACTTGTATACACCGTTCAAgattaaatgatatttaaaatgatcttaCTGATATGGGGGTAACTCCAAATGTAACTCAAGACACAGTAGCAACCAATCAGCATTGCAATCCCACCAATTCCTCCTTTTTGCACATCAATGTACTTCCTGTAATACCACTGCCAACCTGGTAGATGTGGAGGTACAGAGAATTAGTTAGAAGCTTATCAAAAAGGCCTGAAAAGAATTCTTTGTTCCAAACGTCTAAACATTTAAAACGCATCCATAGAATAAGTGCATTTGTATGACTATATATAAGTGCTTGAATCATTGAAAGTGTAACACACATCAGACTGTCTGAAAACTGTCAACTGTACAGAACTTTGATTAAATTCATGCACACATTGTCTATAGCAACTCATATAGAATAATTTTCCaaaatataaatggaaatataCCTTTGTTAAACATTGTCACAGCCTCCCTGGGTGATTTTGGTGTTTGAGCACCAAGCCAAGAAGCAAGCTCATTCAATCTCACATCTCTAAGTCTCAGCTCTGTCATTAAACCTGCCCAGACAAATACAGAAGCTCCAAGTGAGAATTTGTTCACAGTGTGCACTGTGCTGTTACGGTTATTGTTATTACAGACCTATATAATGAAGGCTTAATCTAAAAACAAGTTAATGAATGTATTATAGAAGTGGTGGTTCAACAGGTAAATAGTTAATTCACGTGTGTAGAGCAAAGCTAAACCTAGTGTTCATTATCGATACCTTTAGGGCTTCTTTGGCAAACAGGATGCAAGTAAATATATTTCAGTAGCTGATAGAGCTGCATTACATGGATGCTCTGTAATATAGCAGTGATATACCTAATATTATTAAAGTGGTCTTTTACTAACGAGGATACTCTACCTTGTCTCTGTGATGAAAGCTTGGAGGTTTGGCACTTCATCAATACATTTTCATTAGAGGAGATTTCTGAATCAGGTGAGCAGAAAAATGTTCCACCATAACCTGTTTCCATCTCAGGTGCGTATGGCAGAACGGACAGGTTTTGTAATCGTGAGCTGAACATGTCTTCAGCTGGTCTTTGGACAGAGGTTTGCAAAATAGGAAACTCTCCAGGTGAAGTCTTCATAGTAATGTTTTGATCATTCCCTGTATGAGGCTTGAGTACAGACTCTAAAGTGTTTACACACTTGGCAAAAGATACTTTGTGTGCTGAAACTATGGGAAATAACATGGGAACAATGTCGTATCTACTTCTGTGAAGTCCATGTTTAATGTGGTCCCACACACAAGTCTTAGTTTGAAATGTAGATACACCTTGCTCTTTACATCTTGTAGCCAAAGTATATTCTTTGGTCATAGACTTTGGACTATTTTGTGTCTGGTCCACTGGAATACTTTGCTTATCCTGACAGCCTGTGGTCCAGGGAACTCTTTGAAAGGGATCTGACACACTGCGGTTGATCTTGTTGTTTGTTAGTTGAGAAGTCAAATTAGTTCCTGTAAGCTGATTTTGCCCACTGACAGTTTCTTTCGCTGATAAATGTGTGTCTTTTACTggggttttaaatgttttactgcTATACTTTTCCTGCTGAGAAACTGAAGTGAATTTGATTCTAGTCTGTGTTTTAAGTTTAGCTTGTTTTAacatctcttgctctctttttgcAAGCCATTTTGTTTTGGGCTTCGACATGTCTGTGTTCGTTCCTTCTCTGGATAGTATCTTGGAGGCGGTGCTTGTTAGTGCGGAGGTGTTTTGTAAAAGTTCCTTATTCACCTTTTCAGCATTTTTGGATCTGGATTTGGTGGATTTTGAGGTTGCCTTAATTGTTGAGCAATTCAAAtgaatgtcattatttttagtatttactTTTGTAGTCTTACCCTTATTCATTTTTGATTTAAAAGTAGTAGTCGGTATTTCTTTAGATTTGTTAGTGACTTTGGAAGTTTTAGACCCAGGGGACATGTTGCAGTAAGACAGATGTGATTTGAGCCTTTTGAACGACTTCCCACAAAATGGACATATCTCTgtataagaaaacaaaacaaatgaaagagcTTGGATGAGTATTAAAATCaactaaaatgaaaagaaattagATCCAAACTAACAGTGGAACATTTTTGGGGGGGCTGAACATAAaggaattaaaaatgtaaacaaatttatatgtaagaaaaaacaacaacaactcgtGTTAGTATTTTTCAGGCTAATACTCACCTAAGCTCATCTTGAGCTTCACTAAATGCTGACTGTCACTTGAGtttgataaatataaacatgacaATCACCTACATTTACTGTAACATCTCTTAGAGACACTAATTTAACCTTGCGCTTAGCAACAAGAACCAAGGACCCATTTTAGTCCCAAATAGCAGCGCCTGTATATAACTATTTACATActaatttcattataaatgtttatttcaaaacAACATCACATATAAAACGCAAAGAACCCTAATCAATACCTAATctatctgtatatctatctatatatctatctagtgatacttgtttttgtttctcacgCAGCGTTACGTCACGAAAACGTCACGACGCCGAACCCGGAAGTATCCACCAAACAAATTTACCTGGAGAGAAATGTTAGCTGTCACGCAACCTGCTTTCGATGCCGTTCAGTTAAGTGGTGTATATTAGGGTTTAGTTTTCTACGCGGTTTAGTTTATAGTGTTTACATAATCAAGTTTATCTTGGGAGGTGAAAGTAAATCCATAGTCAGCAGGAACGAGCTGACTGCTTTTGACCTGTTGTTTGTCTGATAAAAAAACACTAAGCTTGTGATATTTTGGTGTTACAGCTGCAGCAGGCTGAAAGTGtcatatagtgtttataatcaacGTGGATTCAGAGagttaataaagttaaaaacacaatatatttagTGCATTTTGTGTCTCGCCACTAGCTATGCTGAGCACTAAGCGTTAGTAAACAGCTGCTAATCAGGTTACATGGCTATGTGgattagctagctaacaagaTTGagtgattaattgattgattggttgtcAATTCAGATCTATTTTCAGTCTACGTTACTTTTTAAGGGTTTATCATTAGGAAGTGAATATGTGTGGTTAGTTGCCTGGTTATATAGTCACAAGAGTTAAAAACACTGAGCTGTTGAACCACAGCCTCCCTGTTCAAGGACTAACTCTCAAATGCACGGCTTACCCATGCTGCCAGAAAGCAGGTAAGACTTTAATGATTGACATCTTTTACCTCTCTtatgattcatatatatattttatatatatatatatataaaatatatatatacacacacacacacacacaggtctttaCATCGAATACATATTACACTTGCACtgtacatgatgtgtgtgtgaatgcactgAACACTCCGAATGCTACTGAGACTAAGACTGAGAATGCTACTGAGACTGAGATCTAATGAGGTTTTGTGTGAATAAATATCACCTGATATAAAGCAGCAGCGATCTTTATGaggcatatactgtatgattaaAGCAATAATCTGACCACTGCATCTGTAGCcatcaaaaaaaataacaataatctaataattataatacacaGGAACAGTGATACATTATAGAAGAACAGATGAGAAAGACAAAAGGAAGCCTTACCAGATCAGATTTGTGGACTATCGAATTCAAGAAACGTGTTATTtacgtattaaaaaaaaggtttaatctgtttattttgtgaaactttgtgtaaggagacatttatttcacatttatggaaggagtctctggtCACAGGATAGTCATGCGAACAGAGgacctttttttcttctggatAACTGCTAACTACAAgactgaggggggaaaaaaattacagGAACCGATTAATGGAATcaatggaataaataaaataacgttTATAGCTTCTATAATGTACCTGGAAATCAGAAGTAAATTGTTTCATGGATATTCCATAAGAATTTAATCTCTAACTATAATGCataaattaacaattaattatataattttttatataaaataattttcctttaacagcacatgtgaagtgttttattccttacatagaAAGGTTTCTATTAGACTTCCGTTATATGTGTTTGGAATAAACTGGTTTTCCGTTCTTTTCTAAATTCAGGAAAACAACTTTTTGGCCGTGCTAATTACACATACGCTACAAATGTTATAGATAGAGATTAGGCTGAAAAATCACTTTCTCCATATCTTGAGGTGTAATAATTAAGGATGTTATGGTGAATTACTCCACTGACCACTGAAAACTAACGAGTATGATCATCTCCTAACAGAAAACGGCATCATAGCTGTGATGCTGAGGAAGAACAACTTCTGCCTCAAGCTAAGAGGTTTCCGGGTCATCCTATCTTTTCTGAGCTAGCCCAGGATGTTTGGGACTTTGAGGTGAGTATGCAATGATCAGTTTTTCCTTGCTTTAATCAATAATAAAGCCTGTATAAAGTAAACAACCTAAGCCCATCCTTAGCTTAGCCTTATTGAAGGAtgtattcttctcttctcaacAGTCTTCCAGTAGTGATAGCAGTTGCTTTAGCAGCCCAGAGAAGCTGACAGGAGCTGGCTTCATCCACGAGTCtgcaaaaataaatggaaagcGTGCCCTTGAGGATTCCTGTAGCCCTAGCACCTCGGGGCAGTTTGGTGAAGAGGTGGCCTTACAGTGCAAATCTGATGACTCTTACCATAATATCAACCGCATCCTTAGAGAAGCTCACTTCAGCAGTCTGAAAACTCGTGGCCAGCCAGGAACAACCTGATCAACACTGGTTACCCCAAACATCTGGCATTTAACGGCACCACACAGGGAATCTTTTACATCGGTGGCACAATGTGGATCCTTCTTCACTTTGGCTCAGCTGCGTTGGTACCCATATTTACAGCACTTATTCATTATCATCGtcaggttttgttttaaatctctaTTTGGGtgctataacaaaaaaaatctcagacagCATGCTATGTGATTGTTACATGTAAATCGCTATTGCTAATTCTGGCATATATATGGTGCTACATACTAAATAATCAAGTCATACACAGTTAATGTTAAGTTAGACAGCGTGACAGTGTGAGTTGTTGGTGTACTTTGTAATGAGTGTTGAGCTAAGTGGAAATGGTGCACataggaattattattattattttttttactttttttctctttctaaagACCTCTGGGATCACACATGGTTTGGCTAAGCACATGGGAGCATTCAGAACGAATtgataataattttattaccaTTTCTAATCCATATACGTAGTACCTGGGGGTTACATCTTTTTGTTCCTATTTGATTGGTAACAATTGCGTTAGTTTAgtcatatataatatttttattttaaagcaacTCAGGCCATTGTGATCTCTTTCCTGTGTGCCATGAGGTCAAATTGCTGGCAGGTTGCTAACTATAGTACAGATATGTGCCACACAAGCATATTTTTATGTTCAGtcgttttgtttcattttgccCGTTGCTTAGTTCAAactatttatttcacttttggATTTAACTTTAGCACGTCTGTATTtaattattggattttttttaattcaggtgTCCTGTAATGTGCCCTTCTTCTGGCACTTTTATTAGTGAAGTAAACAAAATATTCAGTGACTTTTAATTGATGTGTCAGTCTGCGACGACAATATCATTTTAATTCCCAGAATATTTTGCAGAGCCTAAAAACAGTCATTGGCCTTTTCTGCTGATGATTCAGCCATTTCATAGGAACACAGGAAGACGCCTTGGTCCAAAAATAGACTTTTCCTTAAATAGCGGCTTAGGGCCACAGTACCACCACCTCTTAGTCATAAGAGGCATGGGATGGTTTTAGTATCTTTCCATACACCACGATTTTTCCCCATGCGATTCTCATTCTTCCCTCCAGCTGAATAACGGACAATTATATCAGAAAGTGCTACAGCTTGATCATCCCAGAGGCTGTAGTCTTGTACGTATGTAGGATCATATTATGTATGTGTTCAGAGGACATGTTTGAGCTTCCATATGAACTGTTCATTTGAGAGTTTGGGTGAGATATAACTGATAACTTGCACTGACGAACTGCATTACATCCATGAGAAGGACCAGCAGTTCTAGGGGGTTGCAGGACAGGTTTTACAAAATAGTTCACATGCctatacaataaaaacataacCCTGAGAATTATTTTTCCTCTGATATTAAATGCATGTGAGCACATGTTTCAAAACTACACAAATGCTCAACCTTCATGGCCATGGACCCGACCTTCATGCCCATATTTCTCATGCGCTTTTTATCAACTCATTCCagaggcaaaaacaaaaaaaaaccccacgaGTATGCAGTGTTGTATGTTCTGAAATGCTTCCTCATTAAATCAGATGCtcttaaatgaacaaatgttACTTTTATTTGAACATGTGGAGTGTGCACTCAAGCAGCAAAACAGACGTTGAATATAATCCTGACAATAATCAAGTTTGATGAAGTGCGTGTTGCTTGTACTGTGTCTCAGGGGAATTTATAGAGTGGTGCACGAACCCCAAACTAAGTTTCTGAATTGTTTTTGAAAGGCTtacagggcaaaaaaaaaaaaaggttggaaGTAAGACTATCAgttttgaaaataataataatcactttcATGTTTTGTATGTAGAATTGTACATAACATAGCTAACTCATTTACAAACAGTTATTTTCTCAAATGATCATCTTACAATATCAacaataaaagtttttaaataacagtGTTGACGTCCATCTGTAAATGAAGATATGATTAATACATTGTGTTTAATGACACGTGGCTAACTAGATccatatctcacacacaaatacacggcACAGTTCGTAAAACCCACGGAGctgatttcattcattaaaaaacattgaaatgtgtttgtatgttaacGCTTGCATTGtggttttaaagattttaaatcaCTGGAAGACTACGGTAGCTTTGAGGAATAACCCCATAGTgcaaaacataaataattattacatttcttgAAGAGACATAACGTGTCATGCAAGGTAAACATTAGAGGAACATAATCCTGAGGTACGTCTCCTATTCGTTTTATCTCGTCAGCAAAACACAAGTCCATAACTTGTTCTGCTTAATATATAGACACTGACAGCTGTGATAAGAGTCTGGTCTCAGAGGATTCTCGCACTCATTCAGTAAGTGCTTATACTGATCAGGGTCGTGGCAGAGCCAGAGCTTATCCTGAGATCACTAGGCATACAGCAGGGAAACCCCCTGGACCACCGTACAATatcatgaacaaacacacaggaaattCATCTTTAGCCAAACCACCTACTGAGCATGGTTTTTGCAGGTGGCAGGAAAACGGAGAACCTGGAAAGAACCTACATGGACACGGTGAGAACATGTGAAAGTCCACACAGTAACCCGAACAACTCGAATATGGAATACTGACACCGTTTGGCCATTTTCTCAGGTAATACTATTGAATGTTTAGTAACGATGTAAAGATACACAGACTTCAAATCCAATACAGTGCTGTCTTGATACTTGAGATTTTCAGCAGTGCAAAAGCAAACATTGCCTGATTATGTGCCTTCAAATTTCAACACtgtaaaggttttaaaaacaaacgAATAAGCGTTCGTGTGAACCATGAAGCCTGGttaagtaaacattaacactcacTCATCAAGATTTCAACGAGGTGATTCTAAAGGGTGTGTTTCTAGATGTCAGCCATCACTCCGGagctgaaatgtgtttttgtttgataaACATCAATTGCTGCTGTGATTTCTTCAGCCCTGAATTGAGTCAGCATAGTATGTTAGCATATTAGCTTGTGAAGCCTGGAGATAAATAGGAAGCTTCTTTCTCCTTTAGAGGAGGTAGCGTTGGcttgattaattttattacacCTCACATGATGACAAATTGTCTCCGTTATTATTACACTGTATCTCATCTGTTGCTGCTCAGTTTGCCAGCAACCTTCTACCCAAAATCCTTCCCAGTCCATTTGTTATAAGCCACTAGCAGCATCTGGACTTGCAACCTAATAGGACAAACTTGTGTGTCCTTTTAAGTAACCATATAATCTATAAACTGCCCTGATGTAGAGATCACTTTACTCCCAAATATGACTATGTGTCAGACTGGATGTTTTGTTAATGGTATCTTTTTTTACCTTTCTGTATCTGGTGTATGCTTAAATATTCACAGATATTATTCCATTCTAGTCAATTTTCTCATATGATGACTGGTTCTACCCAAAATATTGAAATTTACAACAGAAAGTCATCTATAAGTACAGCAACATGACAGCAATCACAAGGTCAGAGGTTGAGGAAGGAGAATGCAGACATTTGTGCACCACTAGAGGGTGATGAGGGCTCTGCTGTTCTTTCTGAGCTCTTCTCCAAACCCGTGGTGATGTTGTCATAGGCTTCTTCTCTGGTCTGGGTATCTGTTTCTACAAGAACAGGCTCAACCAGACACACTGGtttccctctgttgatcagCTCCATGCCACTAAACAGTGACAGTCTGGGAAGGTTTACAGACGACTCAGAGCTCTGACAAGAGTCTGTGGTTCCGTCTTCTCTTTCTAGAACAATCCGCTCTTTTTGTATGCTCTCAGAGTCAGTAGAAATGCCCTCCTGGTCTTCTTGTCCAGCAGAGAGAGCCTGTGAATCACTTACAGATGAAAGTTTCTTGACTGCAGCATTCAGAGGTGTTGAGAGAAAAGGACTAGTGAAGGATGGATTTAAAGGCTGATCTGAATGTGGAGTAGTGGATGATTCGGAACACACAGTAACATCATGCTTGGTTACTTCCAAGGAAGAACCCAATAGAGCTTCAAACTGCCTAAGAAgctaaacagacaaaaaaaaaagcatcaaagCCTTGTAgcacttatttattaaataactgattttttttaacacaatgcTCTACTTTATACTTCCCTCCTATTCCTTACCTTGGTTGCCTTGTTCGTTACAGGTCCTGCTGCCCCCTTACTCAGCTGAGTGAGGCGTACATGTGTAACACTGAAGATCTGCTCTAAAGAAAGCAGATCTGTGCACATCAGACATGCCAGTCCACACAACGCCCTCTAGAGAAATAAGGATGCAATGACAACTGTGTTAGATAAGAGATGATATTCTCCATTTCTTCAAGCAAAAACCAATGTGAACAGTGACACTGAGCAAATCAGTAATGggctgtatttaaaaaaagtggcGTGACAAGTATGGGGGTATGGGGGGTttgtcggtgccttgctcaagggcacctcagtcgtggtattgccggcccgagactcgaacccacaaccttagggttaggagtcaaactctctaaccattaggccatggaGCATTAGGCTAAGAGCATGTTTAAATTTGACATCTACTTACTAGAAGTAATAGATCAAATTAACAATACCATTTGGATGGTCTGGGAGGGATCCTGGAGTTTGTTACACAGAAGTTCTACCACAACCTCACAGTTTAAGGTGGAGCACCTGGGGGTGGgtggtgagagagaaagtgagaagcACAAATTATTCCCTCCGACAAAATTGCTGATTCTGTGAATTCTACAGAACATTCACAAGAACA
It includes:
- the si:dkey-21c1.4 gene encoding uncharacterized protein C17orf80; amino-acid sequence: MSLEICPFCGKSFKRLKSHLSYCNMSPGSKTSKVTNKSKEIPTTTFKSKMNKGKTTKVNTKNNDIHLNCSTIKATSKSTKSRSKNAEKVNKELLQNTSALTSTASKILSREGTNTDMSKPKTKWLAKREQEMLKQAKLKTQTRIKFTSVSQQEKYSSKTFKTPVKDTHLSAKETVSGQNQLTGTNLTSQLTNNKINRSVSDPFQRVPWTTGCQDKQSIPVDQTQNSPKSMTKEYTLATRCKEQGVSTFQTKTCVWDHIKHGLHRSRYDIVPMLFPIVSAHKVSFAKCVNTLESVLKPHTGNDQNITMKTSPGEFPILQTSVQRPAEDMFSSRLQNLSVLPYAPEMETGYGGTFFCSPDSEISSNENVLMKCQTSKLSSQRQGLMTELRLRDVRLNELASWLGAQTPKSPREAVTMFNKGWQWYYRKYIDVQKGGIGGIAMLIGCYCVLSYIWSYPHIKKDRWRKYH
- the si:dkey-21c1.1 gene encoding uncharacterized protein si:dkey-21c1.1 gives rise to the protein MHGLPMLPESRKRHHSCDAEEEQLLPQAKRFPGHPIFSELAQDVWDFESSSSDSSCFSSPEKLTGAGFIHESAKINGKRALEDSCSPSTSGQFGEEVALQCKSDDSYHNINRILREAHFSSLKTRGQPGTT